One Coffea eugenioides isolate CCC68of chromosome 2, Ceug_1.0, whole genome shotgun sequence genomic window, aaaaatgaattgtGTCTTGAAAAGTAAATATTTAGCTAGCATTCATTAACCTCAGGAAGGGTGCGGAAAGAGTTAACAGTGCACCATTGACTCCCATAACCTCCTTGTGTTTGGTTGTGGTGTAAAATAGCACATTTtcttttagggataatttcagagaCCTCCTCTTAGGTTTCTAACTATTTCATCGAGCTCcctcaaaatttaaaaaattacacatatctcccttatcatttaaaatcacaattttatccttaaatattttaatgaaattcccttatacttagaataatttttaaaattattttttcattttttcccttttttcctttttttaaaattttcatcaataaaACTATAGAACTAACACTATTGCCTCTAATTTCTATTGTAACCAAATGTTGAACTAGTGAATTTTTTTACGAgttaattttatttgtaatccAATATTTTTGTTGATCTCTGTTTTatatttttggtattaaaattgacaataaattaaaaagaaatGGTCCAAAATCACTGCTAAATTATGATTAGCCATTACTCAAAAAATTAGTaaactctaaatgaattatttcaacattttcttttctatcttataaatttaACTTCATAATAAAATACCAACAAAATATCctatcatagtgataaaattattattatagttgtttatcaaatagtagatatgaacatgaaaaatttggcacatttttcttataattatactagataatcttttaattgtatagaaaaataaattaaaactcattacacaagggcatttttggatattcatttaaaaatttgatcaaatcaatattattttaaaattttataattaaaactatcaaattaagaaaaataagtgtaattttttaaacctcAAGAGAGTTCAGtgaaattatcagaaacctcccctgctCTTTTTTATTATTCCTAACATTTTCAAGACCAATTGATcagaatattatttttttttccaaacatcAGAATATTATTGTTTTTGATCAGAATTTTGTTAGATGACAAAAAAGTCGATCAAATAGAGTGGCTTGGCTGCTTGCTTTTAAAAAAGGCACGACGGgcaatttgttaaaaaaaaaaaaaaagagtcaggATGAAGacgcgcacacacacacacatgtaaacacttgaaataaaaaaaaaaaaaaaaaaaaaaaggtcaggATGAAGAAGCGCACACACACACGTAAACacttgaaataaaaaaaaaagtcaggATGAAGACGTTGGGTTCCTCCAAAGTTTCTAGAGTTTGAGAGCGGCACTGCCATTATCATAGCAAAGCTAAAGCCGTTGCCAAGGTCCCTTCATTTTATCTTTAAGTTCTAGTTCATGAGATGGGTTTCGTAAAATTTCAAATTGTTATTTTTGACGTTGTATGGTTGATTCTGTGGGCTTATTTATGTTATACGTCTCATGAGGAGCATATTTATGTTATACGCTTGGTGAAGTATGTGCTAGTTTTGAATGAGTTTATGAAATAGAGATCGGACTGTAAATAGTCATTTTTGCTACTTTTTCACTCAATTTCTCTAAAAACTGAGGGCGAAAATGGAATCTATGCGAAAGACTTAGTGAAAGGTGAAACTTTGGGGTAAATCCATCACCGAAAGGCTCTATGACTGGTGGTGGTTGGTGGCGGCAAAGGCCGGCAGCACTACCGTTGCCACTGCTCATTTCTGCCATGACTAggttgaggaagaagaagagggaaaaggaaaaacaaaaaaaaaaggaaaattaagtTTTAGTAAAACTACATAGCATTGCCCCACATCTAAACTACGCCGCTCCACTAAAAGGTTGAAAATGGGTTTTAAAATCAGAAACTAAATTTGTAATTTGGTCCATCAATTTCTTGAAACCTCACTATAGGCCTAAAACTATGATTCTATTGCATCTAGGTCCATTTTTTAATGCATTTTGGTCCATGAACTTTATCTATATTTAATTTTGATCCCTAATCTTTTTAATAATATGATTTTGACTTTTAAAACTCTCTAATTTTACAATTAGTTCCCACTAGAATGATAACTTTTCAATTAGAGCAGTTTGATTTCTTTACTTACTATTTTATTCCTCAATTATGCATTTTTATGTGTTTTTGTATGACTATTACAACTAAATGACTTTAATTAGCTTTGGTCTTTCATTACTATGACCTGATAGTGGTATCTTTGCTCCTTTTGTTCATGTTGTGAGTCCTAAATAGGAAAACCTTGATCCAACACTTTAAAGGGAGGTACCCTTCTTGGTTTTAACATCCAATTATGTTCTATTATGTGTTTATATGCTCTaagttgttttaatttcttagtTTGCTATTATATTACCTTCTTAGTTGCAATTTGCTTTTTAAAATGCTTGTTCATTTTACTCTAATTTTTTCAAGTTGTTttcatttaattaaataaaatagtTGGGTTCATGTTTTTCGTTCTCCCTTTGTTAGATTGCAATTAGGACCTCACATATATCAGATAGgtttatttttcattatttccCTGTCAGATTTTAGTTATGTTctctaatgtaatagataaggcttctatgtgttatgtgctcttatgtgcttaCGTATTTGCATGCTTTCATAAGGATTGACAtttagatatcatgcttatttgtTACGTGCTGAGTGTGCTTTCCATGTTTACTCCTTTTATATCATGCTCTTGTATACAATGCCTGCTTAGCGCCATCACACTTGTGCTAGTTGTGGCACCTTCTCTGTTAATTTGCTAAACCAATACTAGTGAAGATTTGTAAAAATAGGTTAATTCAATGATAGAATCTTAGATTTTTTGCACATTAAATCCATGTATTGTATgttattcatttcatttttgtacatattttttatatttttagacattttttttctcatttgtatgTTGTTTTTTCCTGTAATATGCCCCTATCCTGTATGTGTTTGAGCAATTTCATTTAtatttgcatttcatataagaaTTTAGAAATTAgatagttcatttgcttgtttagaTGTGTAAAGTCACCCTTTTAAGTATGAAAATGGGCAATTATTGCAATTATGAAATGGTTAAGAGGAAGTAACACTCCTAATCTTAAACTCTTCAATGGACTATCTACGCACAAGTGCTTAGTCTGCATGTTTTGCATACTTCCCTCAAACAATGTTGTTTTAAGTTAAATGAATATGTGTAATACTCTCCATTTTGGTTGCAGAGACTATTAGCTTTGCTTCGTCATCCTGACTATTGCATCTCTGCCTATTCATCTGTAAGTTACATACATTTATGTTCACTTTTTTGGGATTTCAAACTGGTCTTGACAGCAAAGTATATTAGTCGTCCCTTGATAAGATGCTCACTTTTATGGAAGAAGAATTTGCTTGATTCAGACTTTGACTGGAATCCGTTAGATGGTAAGGTAAGTTATTCATCTTGTTTAGATTTTAGACATCTGTAGCTTTATTGTGATCATTAAATGCCTACTGAAGCGTGTAACTGTAATCAACTTCTGATAGGACTAGGCGCTTGAATATTGGGAATAAAGTTAACAACTTCTCTGCATGATTTGCTGGCTTTTAGATTGGATTTTACAATTGTTTTGCCACTTATAATCATTGAATGAACTGAGTTTTTAGTTTGCTATCCATGGTTTCTACAGCCTGCATTAACATTATTTTACCAACGTAGAGTACAGTTACGCTACTCTGACAAATTAACCAAAAGATCCTATGCTTCTAGATTTCATTCGCAATCCTATACTAGCATGTGATCTTGTAGGTTAAAAAACCACTTATATGAATAATTACCAAATAAAACACGTACTCCTAAATAACTCTCAGAGAGTTATTAAAAACCGGATCCCAATAAAACTGGTAAATATATGAATAGAAACTTCAAGGTTTGGTATATTTTGCCGACATTCGAAGCAGAGAAATTCAGACGGGCATACGTGGTGGTGCTTGCTGACGCAAGTTCAATGCTGTCAACAGACTTCTTGCATGGGATCTAAGCCCATTGAGCAGCATTTGGATGCCGCTGAAAAGCCAATAGCAGGTGCACTGAAGCAGCGGCCATGCCGCTATAGCAGCAGATAGTGCCCAAGAAGCCTTAAGGAGCACTAGCCCAGGGTGGTACGGGAGGAGCAAGGATAGTAATGAGAAACTGGAGAGGACTCCACTAGCGACAGCAGCACCATTCAACACACCCACATATGTGTGGCAGCGATTCTGCAATTGCTTGATAGCCAGAAATAACAGGGGGTAGGAAAGTATAGCAGCAACGAAACTCCAGGTTTGCGGAGGATGTGTTTCAAATGGGTCCTGAGACTTGGCCTGATAAAGAGAGAATCAAATAGTTTAAGAGTTTATGACAGGGAGGTGTCGAGTTCAGTTGATCCTCAATCACTTCATCCCTGTAAGATAGTGAAGATAgttcttaatttttgttatttttgacAGTGAAGACAGTTCTTAATTGCATCAAGGTTTTGTGctagaaaaagggaaaaaggattTTGCTAGAATTGAAAAATAGAATCTAATGTTTAGTACTATGGACTATGGAGTGGATGGTGTGACGACCCAACCTAATCCTCATTTACACCTTAGAAATCTTAAAATCTACACTTTAAGAAATCTTAATGTGTCCTCCAGAGTCAAACCTGGAAGTACATTTGCAAAAGCAAAGACATGATTGCTAGCATATAACTCAAAATCTCAAAACAAAATACGCCATTTGACTTTCCTTGTCAGATAACTATATAACTTTTAATAGCATCCTTGAAGCCCTGGCAAACCAGGTTGTCTCAATCGAATTCATTCAcattgaaaattattattattattattatttttgaaaacaccaaaaacaaaacttGTAACCTAACAAGCCTAATGAGAAGCATGTGTGCACATATGTATGATACACATTATAGTGTTCTTGACACAAACACAAGTCCGAATCTTATGAAAACGAAACTCTCAACTCAAACAGAGGTCAAAATGTTCTTAACTAGTTCtagaaaattaatcaaaattaaacCAATAACGAAGGTTGATAATATTCAAGCTTAACCAGATAAACATAGGCAAACCAACAAGTATTGCCATTGTTAACAAAACACCATCGCCGTCTCCCCAGGCAAAAGTGCGTTCAACCTCAGCGCACCAATTGCCTCGAGACTTTGTACAGAACAGAGCTAATATGAACAGAGCTAACCTCTTGACTTTGTACTTGAAAAACAGACATGCACTTGCCCATGAAGTTCCAATTATCAGATTGCAAAATATCATGTTTGCTTGCCAAAAGGAGGTCATCCAAAGACGAATTCAAAGAAACTACAGAATATACAAATCACACTCCGAGCAAAAAGTGTGCTGAATCTCAAATGCACAAAGTCTCTTAAATAGCCAAGATTCATGCCCCATCATTATTATGTATATAAAACTCTCTCATGATATACGACTGACTGTCCAAATCTATCTAGTTGTACTAGTACTAGACATCAATATATAATGGTGCAGAAGCCAAGACATGCTAAAGATTGAACAGCATTCGAAGCTCTGTAAGTACAAAAAGGATCATTAGAATATGTAAATGAGTGACCAGCTGACCTGCGTGGGTTGTTGGCAAGATTATTATTGTTACCAGGATCAAGTTGGATCACAAGCATGGTTCGCCATCACGGGTCGCGGTCGCGTCGCGGTCTCAGTTGTTCTACATCTGTCGTGGCATATCGGTTGAATATTGGGTGATATGAACATTATAACACATTAAagattccaaaaattttgaaaaaattactaaaattagaaaatattgaaaaagacacaatttaaaaaatatcGGAGTCGACTCCGAGTTGACTCGGATATATCGACCGATATCATGTATCACGGATTCGAATCGGTCAATATCGATCGAGTCAGAGCGAGTCGTCGCGGATATGGTGATATCCGTAATTCGGGGATCGGTATCGTACCGGTCCCTTCCGTTCCAGATACGACTCGGCCGATACGTATCGGTATCGGCCGATATGGCGAACCATGATCACAAGAGCGTCCGCCATCAATACTTGTTGCGATAGCAGGATGGATGCAGTTCGAATATTTAGCGTTCCTTTTTAAGGACTGAAGTGTCTCTCTCACCTGAGGTttcatgaaatatcacctaATGGCAAgtgggtaaagtgtaatttgaaAGCACGCAAATGTCCGTGCACCTAAGGACGTCTTAGGACTGAAGGAGTTACCTAAACGTGTTCAACGCGCTTTCACTTGCTGCCACATGGCAGCTTTGAGAGCTCAAGTTTGCATTCGTTTTGCTGACCTGACCTTGGTTCTCCTATTCTAAGGAAGGAGTTTGATTGGGTTGGAAGGCTTGGACCCTGGAACGATTGTGCCATCTGAATTATCACGAGAGAAAAGGCAACCCAATTGGATGCTACGAAGGAAAATGGAATTGCTTATTGTAGGctaatttacttatttttacTATCGATTTGTGAGCCGGTTTGGGCATGTAAAAATTAAACAGAGAGCACCCGCTTGGATGCTGTAAGACGTGgattttgtggttgaagtgGTGTCCCTCTTCTTTGAGGATTCTGAGAAGCTTCTCAACAATGTGGCGACTGCCCTGTAAGCTATCTTTACATTTCCTGATTAGTCCTTTCAAGATTATCTATGAATAGTCTTTTATTCGGTTGATTTTTGAGTTGAGGTttaatttggttttttcaatgGCACAGTCAACAACCAATTGTGGATTTTAAGCAGGTCGATGCTTATGTCCACCAATTCAAGGGTAGCAGTTctaggtaaaaaaaaaaaaaaaaaaaaaagatactaaCAGTTTTCCTTTTTGTTGGTTTTCTTCCCTTACTTTTAATTTTCTTAGTTCTTTACCTCCATATATGCTTCTGGCTAGCTAGTAGAATAGAACCAAAAATTACGGACCACTTCTTTGTAATTAGGTTATATTCCACGTCTTTGCTCTAGCTAATTTTGAACTCCACTAAATTGACTTCAAGATTAACATCTACTGACGCAAATTACAATGCATTTTTTGATGATTAGTCTTCTGTCGTGGAAAAATTCGACTATATGACAAGGGATTATGTCTCTTCTAACAGCATAGGTGCACAAAGAGTGAAGAATGCGTGTGGTGCTTTTAGAAATTTTTGTGAGGAAAAGAACCTGGATGGGTGAGTTTTGAATTGGCAGCTTGGCCTTGCTGTATAGTGTTGTTGAAGTGACTGAACACCTTATATGCAGGTGTTTGAAATGTCTACAACATGCGAAAAATGAATACGCTCTTGTGAAGAGCAAGcttgaatatttatttatgGTAAGCGTTTGTCTTGAAGGAATTTTTATACACGAGGCTTGGTTATATTCTTCAAGCATATTTCAGTAGTAATGTTGCTTAGTGGTTAAAAATATTGAAGGCAATTTTGTCTAAAATTCAACAGCACTCTCTTTCAAATTCATTATGCTGATTACCCTCCTGTAAAAAACGAATTAAAAGAATGAATAAGATTGTTAAAGGTAGTATGCTGAAAGGGAATATAGAAAGGCAAAAGCTTTTGACATTCTCGTTTCTTTCACTGTCATTTTGCGTCATCCTTGGATATGGTTTATGTGGTTCCTCAACCACTAACGAAATGCATATTGTAACTCTTACCCAATTGGGCATGTAAATGGAAGGCTGTCTatttaaaaagaaatatgagtgtatCATTGTGAGAATTTTTTCATTGGGTATTATCGTTAACAGGATCAAGTTGGATCACAACAGCGCCGCCCATCAATGAATAATGTCTGATTCAATACTTGTTGTGATAGCAGGATGGAACCAGTTCTTATATATAGAAAGAAAGGGCCTTTTCACTGAAGAATGTCTGATTCCAAAGCTATACATACAACTTCGTTAACCTGGACTAATATTAGCCACCCACCAGTCATTGAGGATTTCAATTACGAtgccttcttttatttttccaactTTCTCCTAAAAAAAGCGATATTCTTCGTATGCGTTAGCTGGCCACTTTATCTTTAATAAGTGCGTGTGATAATTTGGATAATGTAAAGACCAATCTAAAATCCAACAAATCAAGCAGAGAAGTTACTAATTTTATTCCCAATAGTCTGTTATAAATTGATCAGAAGAAAGTTACGGGTGTCAAAAAGTTTAAACAAGATGATGAATAGCTTCCCTTACCATCTAACGGATTCTAGTCAAAATCAGAATCAAGCAAATTCTTCTACCATAAAATATAATTGAGCATCTAAACAAGGGATTAATATACTTTGCTATCAAGACCAGTTGAAGTTCCGGTTGAGCAGAAACATAGATGTATGTCACTTACAGATGAATAGGCAGAGATGCAATAGTCAGGATGATGAAGCAAATCTCCTATGCTCTCTGCAACCAAAATGGAGAGTATTACATGTATTCATTTGACTTAAAACATGTAGACTAAGCACTTGTGCACAGATTCAGCAGTAAAAATGACTCTTTACTTCATCTCTGACTTTGAAGTAAATTAAATGAGCCGCTTAAGCTTCTGATGAAAGACAAATCCTACGCGGCaggatgaaaatttttatctTGGTCCGAACTCATTACTATTTAGTAAGCTTAACGGTTGaacttgaaaaaataaataatatcaTCAGGGCGTGGAAAAAAGCAAGAATTGGAATGCAGAATCTACGCACGTAGAGAAATGGCTGGCTGCGCGCCGGACTTTCCCGTCAAGAAAGATGTCTTGGTGGTCACTGATGCGACGGGAGATTAATTAATCTGTGATGGGCCTTTGGCCCTTTAAAGAACCAACGCGCGTGCGCGCACACATTTATACGCACAAATACACAGATACTTGATTCCCAGGTGGAATTCTATAGGAGACTATCtcatcttctttttttctttttttcttttttttgtgttcTTAATTTAGGCAcagataagaaaatttttttttttactattatttATATGTGTTATAAAGTTTTTACAAATTATATCATTTCATTAAGTTTTTTCgtaaaaaagtttttttacGTTCTTTGTATGTATAtctttcaattatctttttattttacatatattaaattattatcatatatataaatttttttaaaaattgcaatccaaacggcAGCAGTTTGGTAAGGGCAGCCGATAGGCCCTTTATTGGTACGTTCGGCATGTGGTAAAATCAAAATCGTGTCACTTATGCACTTACCACCATTAGTGTAAGATATTGGGATGAAATTATTCTTATTATATAAAATAAGGGAAAAATTAGAATTCTTATATATTGTGCCCAAGGACAAATTCGTTCAGCGGCTTgatattctattatttatttgaAAACTTAACTTGTGGTGGATCTTCTGTACATACAAATTGTGCTTTTGTACACAGCGACgaattcatgattttagtttGGGGGATGAATCATCAATAATataatatcaaaaaaaattctatATCAAATAAAGCACAATAAATGTAAACACAAAAGTTCAATAGACTATAATTaggaataagaaatttttaaaaactaaaGATAAAGTATAAagaaaaaattgggaaaattaGGTTATATATCGTTTCTATTCACTATCACTAAGAAGCGTTTAAAATCGTGGTTGAAGATTCTCTAATTTATACagtagttgattttttttttttttttggctttgaTTTTCTATACAACAAATACAGTGTTATATTAGTTGCTATTTTAAAGTTATAGCATTTCAAAAATCTAAGAGTTAGTCTGTCATAAGAAATTTGTTTGAAAAATAGTACCAATTACCCTATATATAATCTTTGATTTTCTATATAACAAATACAATGTTATATTAGTTGCTGTTTTAGTAATTGTTGTTCAAAAATAGTACTAATCGTAAGGTAATGTAGATACTAAtggtatatttatatatatataaaaaaaaaactaattgcTAGTTTGATATAAGATACTTTATCTaaagaaattaatcaaaataacaaaaacaacTACTGATGACAAATGATGGGGTTGCGCtctacttcaaaaaaaaaattacaaatgatgacaaaataaaatttgTAGATTACTATTTACTAGGTATGTGTGTCTGTGTATATCAATCTATCTAATAGATGTTCATAAAACActcattaaaatatatttacatgttatgtgtttaaaaatataaaattaattaaagatactaaataaacataaaaaagagTAGGCAAGATTAAATAAGGAGATAATAATTTGTtaatatatgtgtgtgtgtaataTTTTAGATAAATACTAAGTGTGTTAACGATGAGCTAAAACGGGAAAAGTATATGGTTGGAAAATTTTAGGACAAAAAAACCTCAATGTGCTTCGTCCCGACATTGACCACAAAGAAAGCCATATTGACATTGTAGTTTCGGACACATCTGTTGAAACATAATAATAATGCTTTTAGCACCCATAAGAACCAAGAAACGGCCCAATTTACCACTGAACGAGCTACGCATGCTCTCAAGCCCAGCAAATATACAAActgaaaacaagaagaaatcaagaaaacataaTAACGCAAACTTTAACAAAAGCTTTTAGAAGTCCTCGATTTTATTCGGCAACAGATAACACCACCATAAAATCCCATCACAACAAACAATATAACACCACCATCCAATCCCACAAAACGAAAATTACAAAGGCTTTAAAAAGCCAGTCACCATGACTTGGGCAGCAAAGAGACACAAGCAAAGCAAATTATTAACAGGATTATGTAACTTCCAATAGCAAGACAGCCTTCAACATTCAGAAGCCACCACGAAGACGCAGGACAAGGTGGAGTGTGGACTCTTTCTGGATGTTATAATCAGCCAAAGTCCTTCCATCCTCCAATTGCTTACCAGCAAAGATCAACCTCTGCTGGTCAGGTGGGATACCTTCCTTATCCTGTATTTTAGCTTTCACATTGTCAATGGTATCTGAGCTCTCCACCTCCAAAGTGATGGTCTTTCCAGTCAAAGTCTTTACAAATATCTGCATTCCACCTCTCAACCTAAGCACCAGGTGAAGAGTTGACTCCTTCTGAATGTTGTAATCCGCAAGAGTACGGCCATCTTCAAGCTGCTTACCAGCAAAAATCAACCTCTGCTGATCCGGTGGTATTCCCTCCTTATCCTGTATTTTAGCTTTCACATTGTCAATGGTGTCTGAGCTCTCCACCTCCAAAGTGATGGTCTTTCCTGTCAATGTCTTTACAAATATCTGCATTCCTCCTCTCAACCTCAGCACCAAGTGAAGGGTGGATTCCTTCTGGATGTTATAATCCGCAAGAGTCCGGCCATCCTCAAGCTGCTTACCAGCAAAAATCAACCTCTGCTGATCCGGTGGGATTCCTTCCTTGTCTTGAATTTTGGCCTTCACATTGTCAATTGTATCAGAACTCTCCACCTCCAGGGTGATGGTCTTTCCAGTAAGAGTCTTAACGAAAATTTGCATTCCCCCACGAAGCCTGAGCACCAGATGAAGGGTGGATTCCTTTTGAATGTTGTAGTCAGCCAAAGTACGACCATCCTCGAGTTGTTTTGAAGGGTGGATTCCTTTTGAATGTTGTATGGTCCAGCCAAAGTACGACCATCCTCGAGTTGTTTTCCGGCAAAGATCAGCCTTTGCTGGTCCGGAGGGATGCCCTCCTTGTCTTGGATCTTGGCCTTGACATTGTCAATAGTATCAGAGCTTTCAACTTCAAGGGTTATGGTCTTTCCAGTAAGAGTCTTAACAAAAATTTGCATTCCCCCACGAAGCCTGAGCACCAGATGAAGGGTGGATTCCTTCTGAATGTTGTAGtcagccaaggtacgaccatccTCGAGTTGTTTTCCAGCAAAGATCAGCCTTTGCTGGTCCGGAGGGATGCCCTCCTTGTCTTGGATCTTGGCCTTGACATTGTCAATAGTATCAGAGCTTTCAACTTCAAGGGTTATGGTCTTTCCAGTAAGAGTCTTAACAAAAATTTGCATTCCCCCACGAAGCCTGAGCACCAGATGAAGGGTGGATTCCTTCTGAATGTTGTAGtcagccaaggtacgaccatccTCGAGTTGTTTTCCGGCAAAGATCAGCCTTTGCTGGTCCGGAGGGATGCCCTCCTTGTCTTGGATCTTGGCCTTGATATTGTCAATGGTGTCAGAGCTTTCGACCTCAAGGGTAATTGTCTTCCCAGTGAGAGTCTTAACAAAAATTTGCATCCCTCCCCTCAAACGCAGAACCAAATGAAGGGTGGATTCCTTCTGAATGTTGTAGTCAGCCAATGTACGACCATCCTCGAGTTGTTTTCCGGCAAAGATCAGCCTTTGCTGGTCCGGAGGGATGCCCTCCTTGTCTTGGATCTTGGCCTTGACATTGTCAATAGTATCAGAGCTTTCAACTTCAAGGGTTATGGTCTTTccagttagggttttcacgaaGATCTGCATCTGTTgagaaagaaaatccaaaacACCAAATCAGatctaataaatataaattccTCACCCCAAAATTGAAATTGCTAGCAGAAAATATACCCTAGCAAAAGAAAACTCACTCCCAAGGAAAGACCTGAATAACAGAAGAATAGGAGCACCAAATTTCTTAATTTAGGGGTTCAACccaaaaattatataaaaaaaacccAGATCAAAATCTGACCACCAtaattaaaagcattaaaaaGGCAAAAATCTTCTCGTTCAACCAAATTAATCCACATGGGTTCATCGGTTATCTAAAGGCTAAGAAGCTACAGTATCGATTAAGGCATCAAGGAACAAAAAGCCTAAATTGATAGATCATACACAAGACCCGAATATCAGGAAAAGGGGCAACCAATTTCCAAAATTAGGGTTGTATTGCAGAAATTATAGAAAACCTTGCTTCAAAATTGGactaattaaaaataattaaagggCAACCAAAATAATCACTATCAGATACGTCTATGATTGGGAGATTAAGAAACTAGAACCATATCAGAATCAATTAAAGCAGCAAACAAACAACAAATCTTTATATGTATTCTGAAAACAAACAGAAAAGGATAAATCGTCGGAGAATGAAGGAATTGATTACCTTGTGAGAGAAGAAACAGAATAGCAGAGAAGGCTTTTGATTGAAGAATTTTAGAGAGGACTTGAAGAAGGATCGATAAATGAGTGAGAGGAAATGAAGATGAGAGGGTATTATACAGTACAAGTTTTGAGGCGTCTGGAGCTGGTCAGCATTGACGTCTATGAAAACCCAAAGCGTAACCGACACGCAATTGCAACTTGCAAGTCGGTCGATTCACTTTGGATGACGGATCGGACTACGTTATCTCGGGTCGCTGAAGAGTTGACCCGACATCTCGAAATCAACCACCGCATTGAGCCGAGGTCAAGTGGCTCGATTTGGACCATTAATTGAATGGAGTTGACTCATGTACTCTAATTGCACGGATCCTTTTTCCGATTCAGTTTTGTGGTTTCCTAATTTCCCCCTTTATGGTGAGGAAATTTTTCAGGTCTTCTATTACACAATAAAGTGTAGCGTGTAACATTCATATTACACATTCTTTAACATCGACACCTAtcttttttgaattattatgaTTATACTTCTAATTAAGTTGAATTCTTAAGATAGATACATGTTAATACATGAGGGTGTTAGACATTAATATATGACAGAAGACCCATagccaaaattttcctttttttttttggggtaaacAATACGTACGTAACAAATTATCTAGGGTAGAGCTACAAATATGCATACTAGTGAGAAAAGCTACACACACACACTATGCG contains:
- the LOC113761713 gene encoding histidine-containing phosphotransfer protein 1-like, with product MSDQLTCVGCWQDYYCYQDQVGSQAWFAITGRGRVAVSVVLHLSWHIDVDFVVEVVSLFFEDSEKLLNNVATALQQPIVDFKQVDAYVHQFKGSSSSIGAQRVKNACGAFRNFCEEKNLDGCLKCLQHAKNEYALVKSKLEYLFMVSVCLEGIFIHEAWLYSSSIFQ